The nucleotide window GAACTTCATAAACTCTCCGGGTGGAACAGGGAGACGGCGTGGGATCGCCGCGCCGTCCGGGTAAGATCAGTGCCGGCCCAGCGCGTGCGACATGAGCGAACGCTTGACGAAAGGCAATTTGTCCAGCAAGTTTAGCCCGAAATTGCGCACCGCGCGCACGGGTTCGAGGTTGGCGCCGAACAGACGCTGCAAGCCATCGGTGGCGGCCTGCATCAGCAGCACGTCTTCCTTGCGCGCGCGGGCATAGCGGGCGAGCACGCGCTCGTCGCCGATCGAGCGGTGTTCTTCGCGCTCGGTAACGGCGTCCACCAAATCGCGCACGTCGCCGAAACCCAGGTTCATGCCATGGCCGGCCAGCGGATGCACCACGTGGGCAGCGTCGCCGATCAATGCCACGCGTTGCGAAACGAGCGAATGCGGCCGCACCAGCGACAGGGGGAAGGCGCGCACCGATTCCGGCAGCACGGGTGTCAGCTTGCCCAGCTTGTCGGCGGCGAATTCGGCCAGCCGGTCGGCCAGCGCCTGCGCACCTTCGGCGCACAGCTGGTCGGCCAGGTTGTCCGGCGCGGACCAGACCAGCGACACGCGGTTGCCCGGCAGCGGCAGCAGGGCCACGATGCCGCGGTCGCACGTGAACCACTGGAACGCGGCACCGTGGTGCGGAAGCTCCGTCTCGAAATTGGCGACCACCCCTTGCTGGCCATACGGCTTGTAATCGAGGCCGATGTCGCACTGGCCGCGCACCCACGACTGGGCGCCATCCGCGCCCACCACCAGCGACGACCTGACGGCGCTGCCATCGGCCAGCTGCACGGTGGCGTGGTCCTCGTCGCACTTGAGCGCCACCGCCCGGCCGGTCACGACATGCACGTCGCGGGCAAAGCGCAGCGCGGCGTCGAGCGCCTCGTTCAGGTTGCGGTCTTCGACGATCCAGGCCAGCGTGTCCGCATGGGCGCCATACGCATCGAAATTCAGGTGGCCGGGCTGTTCGCCGTCGCCCTTGATGATCATGCCGTCCACCGGGGCGATGCGCAGCTGGTCCATCGCGCCCCAGACTTTCAGGTTCGACAGCAGCTCGTGCGCCGTGTGGTTCAGCGCATACACCCGCACGTCCCAGCTGGGCTCGAGCCCATCCGGCTTCGCCGCGGCGGGTGGGCCGAGCAGGGTGACGCTCTGCCCGGCCTGGGCGAAGGCCAGCGCGGCCGCCTTGGCGATCGCGCCGTTGCCGACGATGCAGACCGCCGTCTGCACATGGTGCTTGGAAGAGGATGGCGTGTTCATTGTGCCATTATAACTTTCGCCCGCCGACAGGGCGCGCGGGCTGGCGCTTCAATTCCACACTGGCGCGGTCCCTTGCGGATTGGCGATCCGCGCATTCGCTTCCAGCGCACCGGTTCCCATCTGTTTGGGACGCGACTTAGAAAAGACTATTGCAACTCTGCATTGAGCTGCTATAATGCGGCCTCTTGGCCTGGTAGCTCAGTTGGTAGAGCAGAGGATTGAAAATCCTTGTGTCGGTGGTTCGATTCCGCCCCGGGCCACCAAGAATTCAGCAGCAAAGCAAAACGCCACCTTCGGGTGGCGTTTTTGTTTCCAGGACGCTCATTCATCATTGAGTCGAGGCGCCGTGCTTTCCACACCACGTGAGCCATCCGCAGGCCCCGCTTGCGAGGACCGCGATCTCATGGACGGACTGGTTTCTCGGGACGCGCGATCGACCATTTCGGCGTGCCCTCTTCATATTGGTTGTTGGTCAGCCGGCGCCGGTCACTGCCGTCCGCGCGCATCACGTAAATCTCGCCGTAAGGCTGTGGATTGTAGGGATGCAGCACGGCTTCATCACGAAAACCATGAGTGCCGCTGGCGAAGGCGATCCATTCGCCATCCGGAGACCAGCTATTGTGGGCATCGTTGCCGGGAATGTCGGTGAGACGCCTGAGCCCGGTCCCATCCGGACGCACGGTATAGATTTCGTAATCGCCGTCGCGGTTGCTGGTGAAACTGATGAGATCACCCTTTGGCGACCACGAGGGAAAGTTGTCCTTGATGACCGTACCGGGAATGTGGCGCTGCACGCGGCTGGCCACGTCGATGATCAGCAAGCCATCCTTCCCTTCGCCATTGCCGGCGCCGCGAAAAACGATCTGGCTGCCATCCGGTGACCAGCTGGGCAGGCCGTAATTGCCGGAACCATCGGTCAGGATGGTCAAGCCGCTGCCATCGATATTGATGAGCGCAATATCGGCGAGGGCCCTTCCTTGCGTACCCTGGAAAAAATTGCCGAGACCGAAGGCGATCTGCTTGCCAGATGGCGATACCTCGGGAGCCAGCGCGCTGCGCTTTTCATCGTGGAACAGGGTACGCTGGCCGCTGCCGTCCGCTGCGATGCTGATGATGTCGTTGTGCAGGATGCCCGCGGTCTTATCGTTCAGCACAATCCGCTCACCCGAGGGTAACCACGAAGGAAACACACCGGTGCGTACCAGCTTGAAGGCCGGGTCCAGGCTTTTCCATCGCTGGAATGGCGGCCAGTGGGGGTCTGCCTCGCGGTGGAATACCAGTCGCCCGCCATCGGCTGACCAGCTCGGGCTGCTGACCTCGCCCCGCAGCACGGTGCCACCACCCATCAGTGACAGGCCGCCATCCGGGCCGCCGCTGACGAACGCCAGTTTTTTGCCTTTCAACCAGTGCGGCGAGGTTTTCTCGCCGGGACCGTCGGTCAATACAGTACGCGTGCCGCTGGCAATGTCGATCGAGACAAGCTGGGTGACGCCACGCAGGCGCTTGGGATGCACGATCTTGTTGACGTTGGCGATATCGCCTGCATAGAAGACCACCGACTTGCCATCGCGCGACCAGCTCGGGCTGCCTTCGAATTCACCGGTCTTGCCAATGCGGCGCAGGCCGCTTCCATCCGGCCGGACCAGATAGATGGCGGTTGAATGCAGGATACTGAAACTGAGCCGCGGATCGGTGGAGTCGCGGTCGGAAGAAAAAGCCAGCCACTGCCCATCGGGCGACCAGGACGGCCGAAAGTCGCCGCCGGGGTGCCGGGTAACATTGGTGAGCGCGCGCGTCTTCAGATTCAATATCCAGATATCGGGCTGGCCTTCACGGTCCGAAACAAAGGCCAGCCGGCGCCCGTCCGGCGACAGGACGGACTGGTCGTCAAAGGCGGGGCCGCCAACCAGCAGTTGCCGGTCGCGGCCATCGATGCGCATGCGGTAGATGTCGGCCGAACCTTCGCGCTCGGAAGTGAAGGTCAGCCACTTGCCATCGCGCGAGAGGGCGGCGTTGTAGTTATTCCAGGACTCCGACAGCAGAGGGCGGGCGCCGGCGCCATCGCCGCGAGCGATGAACAGCTCGGTCCGGGTCGGGCCGAAGCTGGCAAAGCCGACCGTGTAGGCGCCCGCAGGTGGATTCTCGGCAGCCGGCACCGCCGCGATGAGTGCCAGTGGCAGGTACGCGATGAACAACCGTTTCATACGGGTCCTCCCATCAACATCGACATGCGACGCATCAAACTGTAGCACGTATGGCAATGAAAGCTTCGGCACCCGGGAGGTTCGAACGACAGAAAAACCACTGTGGATGGACGGCCAACCGGCGGCTGCCGGGCGCACCGCGTTCGCCAGCTCGCCCACTGGCACCAGCAAACTTCAGTCTTTCCTTTCCCTCATTTCCACATCGACCACCGTGCCACCGGTGTCCCCGGAAGGACGTTGGCCAGACATGAATTTGGGGAGAAACGCCAACACCCGGCCGGAGATGGCCCGCCATATCCAGGGATATGCCAGCAGAAAAGCCGTGGTAAAACCTGTAAACAGCGCGGGCACGTATTCGCCCCGCCACACAAGGGTCGACAGGCAGAGCGCAAGCAAGCCGACCATGACTGGCCGGCGC belongs to Pseudoduganella albidiflava and includes:
- a CDS encoding FAD-dependent monooxygenase, coding for MNTPSSSKHHVQTAVCIVGNGAIAKAAALAFAQAGQSVTLLGPPAAAKPDGLEPSWDVRVYALNHTAHELLSNLKVWGAMDQLRIAPVDGMIIKGDGEQPGHLNFDAYGAHADTLAWIVEDRNLNEALDAALRFARDVHVVTGRAVALKCDEDHATVQLADGSAVRSSLVVGADGAQSWVRGQCDIGLDYKPYGQQGVVANFETELPHHGAAFQWFTCDRGIVALLPLPGNRVSLVWSAPDNLADQLCAEGAQALADRLAEFAADKLGKLTPVLPESVRAFPLSLVRPHSLVSQRVALIGDAAHVVHPLAGHGMNLGFGDVRDLVDAVTEREEHRSIGDERVLARYARARKEDVLLMQAATDGLQRLFGANLEPVRAVRNFGLNLLDKLPFVKRSLMSHALGRH
- a CDS encoding PD40 domain-containing protein; the protein is MKRLFIAYLPLALIAAVPAAENPPAGAYTVGFASFGPTRTELFIARGDGAGARPLLSESWNNYNAALSRDGKWLTFTSEREGSADIYRMRIDGRDRQLLVGGPAFDDQSVLSPDGRRLAFVSDREGQPDIWILNLKTRALTNVTRHPGGDFRPSWSPDGQWLAFSSDRDSTDPRLSFSILHSTAIYLVRPDGSGLRRIGKTGEFEGSPSWSRDGKSVVFYAGDIANVNKIVHPKRLRGVTQLVSIDIASGTRTVLTDGPGEKTSPHWLKGKKLAFVSGGPDGGLSLMGGGTVLRGEVSSPSWSADGGRLVFHREADPHWPPFQRWKSLDPAFKLVRTGVFPSWLPSGERIVLNDKTAGILHNDIISIAADGSGQRTLFHDEKRSALAPEVSPSGKQIAFGLGNFFQGTQGRALADIALINIDGSGLTILTDGSGNYGLPSWSPDGSQIVFRGAGNGEGKDGLLIIDVASRVQRHIPGTVIKDNFPSWSPKGDLISFTSNRDGDYEIYTVRPDGTGLRRLTDIPGNDAHNSWSPDGEWIAFASGTHGFRDEAVLHPYNPQPYGEIYVMRADGSDRRRLTNNQYEEGTPKWSIARPEKPVRP